Proteins from a genomic interval of Lolium perenne isolate Kyuss_39 chromosome 1, Kyuss_2.0, whole genome shotgun sequence:
- the LOC127317304 gene encoding mitochondrial zinc maintenance protein 1, mitochondrial codes for MAAAEGLAAYRAVLRAARRTFTGDQLMLTESAVEIRRRFEEHRSLAPGSEDAVRALSDAREAAHFITNMIVQAQRAPSGSFVVKPEKAHAGATLEIPSEEILSQLK; via the exons atggcggcggcggaggggctgGCGGCGTACCGGGCGGTGCTGCGGGCGGCGCGGCGGACGTTCACAGGCGACCAGCTGATGCTCACCGAGTCGGCGGTGGAGATCCGGCGCCGCTTCGAGGAGCACCGCAGCCTCGCCCCGGGATCCGAGGACGCCGTCCGCGCCCTCTCCGACGCCCGCGAGGCCGCGCACTTCATCACCAACATGATCGTCCAGGCTCAGCGCGCACCCTCCGGATCCTTCG TTGTGAAACCTGAGAAGGCACATGCTGGAGCTACACTTGAGATTCCTTCCGAGGAGATCCTTTCTCAGTTGAAATAG